A stretch of Candidatus Binatia bacterium DNA encodes these proteins:
- the rpoC gene encoding DNA-directed RNA polymerase subunit beta', with translation MEDLFNLFEKPKNPLSFNAIRVSLASPEKIRSWSHGEVKKPETINYRTFKPERDGLFCAKIFGPTKDYECNCGKYKRMRHRGVVCEKCGVEVIQSKVRRERMGHIELATAVVHIWFLKSLPSRIGALLDMSLKDIEKILYFESYVVLDPGSTPLEYKELLTEARYRKALEEYGANFSAEMGAEAVRKLLKAVDVAKLGDDLRQEMRDANSEVRRKKIAKRLKVVNAFRSSGNHPEWMVMEVIPVIPPDLRPLVPLDGGRFATSDLNDLYRRVINRNNRLKRLMELNAPDMIIRNEKRMLQEAVDALFDNGRRGRAITGQNRRPLKSLSDMLKGKTGRFRQNLLGKRVDYSGRSVIVVGPELRLHQCGLPKKMALELFKPFIYNKLEERGHVTTIKSAKKMVEKERPEVWDILDEVIREHPVLLNRAPTLHRLGIQAFEPILIEGKAIQLHPLVCAAYNADFDGDQMAVHVPLSVEAQVEARALMMSTNNILSPANGKPIIVPTQDIVLGLYYMTRERPGAKGTGQIFSNLQEVRIAFDQSAVDLQAQVTVRTDKERVETTVGRVLLYEVAPPEIPFKDMNRVMKKKELANLIDVSYRLAGNKATVIFADRLKDVGYHYATKAGISIAIKDMVIPPNKEVLLKNAHEDVREIEEQYKNGLITDGERYNKVVDIWAEVTDRIADEMLRDLGTETMTDEKGVKVTLPSFNPIFMMADSGARGSAQQIRQLAGMRGLMAKPSGEIIETPITANFREGLTVLQYFISTHGARKGLADTALKTANSGYLTRRLVDVAQDSVISEDNCGTLDGIEMTPLMEGGEIIEPLGDRVLGRVALEEVKDPFTGAAIVGANQEITEDLVQRIEDAGLERIKIRSVLTCQSRRGVCVMCYGRDLARGHMVNHGEAIGVIAAQSIGEPGTQLTMRTFHIGGTASRRAEQTTLEARNEGFIKFINVNTVTNKEGDLVVMNRNGEIAIVDYPEGEKGRARERERYPVVYGARLKKKDGAKIKPGELLAEWDPYTIPILTEVTGNVKFGDIVESITMEERVDERTGLSTKVIIDSKDTEKRPRISIKDTGGKTARLSATLEARYLLPVGAHINVQEGQSVFAGDALAKIPRETTKTKDITGGLPRVAELFEARKPKEFAVISEIDGVVSFGKDTKGKRKVVITPEVGEPREYLIPKGKHISVHEGDRVKAGEALMDGSSNPHDILNILGEKALAKYLVDEVQEIYRLQGVRINDKHIEVIVRQMLRRVRIKEVGDTDFLIGDQIEKWRFEEETQRVIAQGGKPAIAEPLLLGITKASLSTESFISAASFQETTKVLTEAAIQGKVDLLCGLKENVIMGRLIPAGTGLTKYSKAEIEIEQPETEEVEVSRAAEA, from the coding sequence ATGGAAGATCTCTTCAATCTATTCGAGAAACCAAAGAACCCGCTGAGCTTCAACGCGATCAGAGTTTCGCTCGCTTCTCCGGAAAAGATCCGCTCGTGGTCTCACGGCGAGGTTAAAAAGCCCGAGACCATCAACTACCGCACCTTCAAGCCGGAGCGCGACGGGCTTTTCTGCGCCAAGATTTTCGGTCCGACCAAGGACTACGAGTGTAATTGCGGCAAGTACAAACGCATGCGCCACCGCGGCGTCGTCTGTGAAAAGTGCGGCGTCGAAGTGATCCAATCGAAAGTCCGGCGCGAGCGCATGGGCCACATCGAGCTGGCCACGGCCGTCGTCCATATCTGGTTCCTGAAGAGTCTCCCGAGCCGCATCGGCGCGCTCCTCGACATGTCGCTCAAAGACATCGAGAAAATTCTCTACTTCGAATCCTACGTGGTCCTCGACCCGGGCTCCACGCCGTTGGAATACAAGGAGCTTTTGACCGAGGCGCGCTACCGTAAAGCGCTGGAAGAGTACGGCGCGAATTTTTCCGCCGAGATGGGCGCCGAGGCCGTGCGCAAGCTGCTTAAAGCGGTGGACGTCGCCAAGCTCGGCGATGATCTGCGCCAGGAGATGCGCGACGCCAATTCGGAAGTGAGACGGAAAAAGATCGCCAAGCGGCTCAAGGTGGTGAATGCGTTCAGAAGCTCGGGCAACCATCCGGAATGGATGGTCATGGAAGTGATTCCGGTGATTCCACCGGATCTCCGCCCGCTCGTGCCGCTGGACGGCGGCCGCTTTGCGACCTCCGATTTGAACGACCTCTATCGCCGCGTGATCAACCGCAACAACCGCCTGAAACGGCTCATGGAATTGAATGCTCCAGACATGATTATCCGCAATGAAAAGCGCATGCTGCAGGAGGCCGTGGACGCGCTGTTCGACAACGGGCGGCGAGGACGGGCGATCACCGGCCAAAACCGCCGGCCGCTCAAGTCTTTGAGCGACATGCTCAAGGGCAAGACCGGACGCTTCCGGCAGAACCTTCTCGGCAAGCGCGTCGATTACTCCGGCCGCTCGGTCATCGTCGTCGGCCCCGAGTTGCGGCTGCATCAGTGCGGCTTGCCGAAAAAGATGGCGCTCGAGCTGTTCAAGCCGTTCATCTACAACAAGCTGGAAGAGCGCGGCCACGTCACGACGATCAAGAGTGCCAAAAAAATGGTGGAAAAGGAGCGGCCGGAAGTTTGGGACATCCTCGACGAAGTGATCCGCGAGCATCCCGTGCTGCTCAACCGCGCGCCGACGCTGCATCGTCTCGGCATCCAGGCTTTCGAGCCGATTCTTATCGAGGGCAAGGCGATCCAGCTTCATCCGCTGGTCTGCGCCGCCTACAACGCCGACTTCGACGGCGACCAGATGGCGGTTCACGTGCCGCTCTCCGTCGAGGCGCAGGTCGAGGCGCGCGCGCTGATGATGTCCACCAACAATATTCTCTCGCCCGCCAACGGCAAGCCGATCATCGTGCCGACGCAGGACATCGTTTTGGGACTTTATTACATGACCCGCGAGCGGCCGGGCGCCAAAGGCACCGGACAGATCTTCTCCAATCTCCAGGAAGTGCGCATCGCCTTCGACCAGAGCGCCGTCGATCTCCAGGCCCAGGTGACCGTGCGCACCGATAAAGAAAGAGTCGAAACCACCGTGGGCCGGGTGTTGCTGTATGAAGTGGCCCCGCCGGAAATCCCGTTCAAAGACATGAACCGGGTGATGAAGAAAAAAGAGCTGGCGAACCTGATCGACGTGAGCTACCGGCTGGCCGGTAACAAGGCGACGGTCATCTTCGCCGATCGACTGAAAGACGTCGGTTATCATTATGCGACCAAGGCCGGCATATCGATCGCGATCAAAGACATGGTGATCCCGCCGAACAAGGAAGTCTTGCTCAAGAATGCGCACGAGGACGTGCGCGAGATCGAAGAGCAGTACAAAAACGGCTTGATCACCGACGGCGAGCGCTACAACAAGGTGGTCGATATCTGGGCCGAGGTGACGGACCGCATCGCGGACGAGATGCTGCGCGATCTCGGCACCGAAACGATGACCGACGAAAAAGGCGTCAAGGTTACCTTGCCGAGCTTCAATCCGATCTTCATGATGGCGGATTCCGGCGCGCGCGGCAGCGCGCAGCAGATCCGCCAGTTGGCCGGCATGCGCGGCCTGATGGCCAAGCCGTCGGGCGAGATCATCGAAACGCCGATCACGGCGAACTTCCGCGAAGGCTTGACCGTGCTGCAATACTTCATCTCGACGCACGGTGCGCGCAAAGGACTGGCCGACACCGCGCTCAAAACCGCAAACTCCGGCTATCTCACGCGCCGGCTGGTGGACGTGGCTCAAGACTCGGTTATCTCCGAAGACAACTGCGGCACGCTGGACGGAATCGAGATGACGCCCTTGATGGAGGGTGGAGAGATCATCGAGCCGCTCGGCGACCGCGTGCTCGGCCGAGTGGCGCTGGAGGAGGTGAAAGATCCCTTCACCGGCGCCGCGATCGTCGGCGCCAATCAGGAGATCACCGAAGACCTCGTCCAGCGGATCGAAGACGCGGGCTTGGAGCGCATCAAGATCCGCTCCGTGCTCACCTGCCAATCGAGGCGCGGCGTATGCGTGATGTGTTACGGCCGGGATCTTGCGCGCGGCCACATGGTGAACCACGGCGAGGCGATCGGCGTGATCGCCGCGCAGTCGATCGGCGAGCCCGGGACGCAGCTCACGATGCGCACGTTCCATATCGGCGGCACCGCCAGCCGGAGAGCCGAGCAAACGACGTTGGAGGCGCGCAACGAAGGCTTCATCAAATTTATCAACGTCAATACCGTCACCAACAAAGAGGGCGATCTGGTCGTGATGAACCGGAACGGCGAGATCGCGATCGTCGATTATCCGGAAGGCGAAAAGGGCAGAGCGAGAGAGCGGGAGCGCTATCCGGTCGTTTACGGCGCTAGGCTCAAGAAGAAAGACGGCGCTAAGATCAAGCCCGGCGAACTCCTCGCCGAGTGGGACCCGTATACCATCCCGATCCTCACCGAGGTGACCGGCAACGTCAAGTTCGGCGACATCGTCGAAAGCATCACGATGGAGGAGCGGGTCGATGAGCGGACCGGTCTCTCGACCAAGGTCATCATCGATTCCAAGGACACGGAAAAGCGGCCGCGCATCTCGATCAAAGATACCGGCGGAAAGACGGCCCGGCTCTCGGCGACTTTGGAGGCGCGCTACCTTCTCCCGGTCGGCGCCCACATCAACGTGCAGGAAGGGCAATCGGTTTTTGCCGGCGATGCGCTGGCCAAGATCCCGCGCGAGACGACCAAGACCAAGGACATCACCGGAGGATTGCCGCGCGTCGCGGAGCTGTTCGAGGCGCGCAAGCCCAAAGAGTTCGCGGTCATCAGCGAGATCGACGGCGTGGTCTCTTTCGGCAAAGACACCAAGGGAAAACGCAAGGTCGTCATCACGCCGGAGGTGGGCGAGCCGCGAGAATATCTGATTCCCAAAGGCAAGCACATCAGCGTGCATGAAGGCGACCGCGTCAAGGCCGGAGAGGCGTTGATGGACGGCTCTTCCAATCCGCACGATATTCTGAACATCCTGGGAGAAAAGGCGCTGGCCAAGTACCTGGTGGACGAGGTGCAGGAAATTTACCGGCTCCAGGGAGTCCGGATCAATGACAAGCACATCGAAGTCATCGTGCGCCAGATGCTCCGCCGCGTGCGCATCAAAGAAGTCGGCGACACCGATTTCCTCATCGGCGATCAGATTGAAAAGTGGCGTTTCGAAGAAGAGACTCAGAGAGTGATCGCACAAGGCGGCAAGCCCGCCATCGCCGAGCCGCTACTGCTGGGAATCACCAAAGCTTCTCTCTCGACGGAGAGCTTCATTTCCGCCGCATCGTTCCAGGAGACGACGAAAGTCCTGACCGAAGCCGCGATTCAAGGCAAGGTGGATCTCCTCTGCGGGCTCAAAGAGAACGTGATCATGGGCCGTTTGATCCCCGCGGGGACCGGACTGACCAAATATTCCAAGGCGGAGATCGAGATCGAGCAGCCGGAAACCGAAGAGGTCGAGGTTTCGCGCGCCGCCGAGGCCTGA
- the rpsL gene encoding 30S ribosomal protein S12 encodes MPTISQLVRDGREKQRGKNTAPALQGCPQKRGVCIRVYTTTPKKPNSALRKVARVRLTNGIEVTSYIPGVGHNLQEHSVVLIRGGRVKDLPGVRYHIIRGTLDSIGVQERRQSRSKYGAKKPK; translated from the coding sequence ATGCCCACGATCAGTCAACTGGTTCGGGACGGTAGAGAAAAGCAGCGGGGAAAAAACACCGCGCCTGCGCTCCAGGGGTGTCCGCAAAAACGGGGCGTGTGCATCCGCGTTTATACCACGACGCCGAAGAAGCCGAATTCCGCGCTGCGCAAGGTCGCGCGCGTCCGTCTCACGAACGGCATCGAGGTGACGTCCTACATCCCCGGCGTCGGCCACAACCTGCAGGAGCACTCGGTGGTCTTGATTCGCGGCGGCCGGGTGAAGGATCTTCCCGGCGTCAGGTATCACATCATCCGCGGGACGTTGGATTCGATCGGAGTCCAGGAGCGCCGTCAAAGCCGGTCCAAATACGGCGCGAAGAAACCGAAGTAA
- the rpsG gene encoding 30S ribosomal protein S7: MPRKGEVKKREGLPDPKYGDKQVAKFINTLMTRGKKSVAEGIFYRSLDLVGNKIKEDSLAVFKRALENAKPTVEVRSRRVGGATYQVPVEVRPQRRLSLGMRWLVQSASGREGKSMEEKLAAELMDAANNRGGAIKKKEDTHRMAEANRAFAHYRW; encoded by the coding sequence ATGCCGCGCAAAGGCGAAGTCAAGAAAAGAGAGGGGCTGCCGGATCCGAAATACGGCGACAAGCAGGTAGCCAAATTTATCAACACGCTCATGACGAGAGGAAAAAAGAGCGTCGCGGAGGGCATCTTTTATCGCTCGCTCGATCTTGTCGGAAACAAGATCAAGGAGGATTCGCTGGCCGTCTTCAAACGCGCGCTGGAGAACGCCAAGCCGACGGTGGAAGTGCGCTCGCGCCGCGTCGGCGGCGCGACGTATCAAGTGCCGGTCGAAGTCAGGCCGCAAAGGCGGCTGTCGCTCGGCATGCGCTGGCTGGTCCAATCGGCTTCCGGGCGCGAAGGAAAGTCCATGGAAGAAAAACTGGCCGCGGAACTGATGGATGCGGCCAACAATCGCGGCGGCGCGATCAAGAAAAAAGAAGATACGCATCGGATGGCGGAGGCCAACCGGGCCTTTGCCCATTATCGCTGGTAG
- the fusA gene encoding elongation factor G produces the protein MARTSPLDKTRNIGIMAHIDAGKTTTTERILYYTGINYKIGEVHEGTATMDWMVQEQERGITITSAATTCFWRDHRINIIDTPGHVDFTIEVERSLRVLDGAVAVFCSVGGVEPQTETVWRQADKYRVPRIAFINKMDRVGADFFRTLKMIQDRLGARAVPVQLPIGAEDRFAGVVDLVQMKAILWEEESLGAKFRVEAIPEELAAQAKEYREKLLEAAADGDESVMEKYLEGKEITEGEIRRAIRKGGIAMKFVPVLCGAAFKNKGVQPLLDAVVDYLPSPVDIPPVRGKNPNTQQEEERPASDDAPFSALAFKIMTDPYVGTLTFFRVYSGALFSGSSVYNPAKSRRERIGRLLKMHANKREEIKEVYAGDIAAAVGLKNAATGDTLCDEDKPIILEAIEFPEPVISIAIEPKSKADQEKLGLSLQKLATEDPSFRVRTDEETGQTIISGMGELHLEIIVDRLVREFNVGANVGKPQVAYKETIRKKVEQEGKFIRQTGGRGQYGHVYITVEPLPPAKGFEFVDAVKGGRIPREYIPAVEKGIREALDNGPLAGYPVVDVKVTLFDGSYHDVDSSEIAFKIAGSMAFKEAARKASPVLLEPIMSVEVVTPEEFMGEVIGNISSRRGKVLGMDSRAAAQIIQAQVPLAQMFGYATDVRSMTQGRATYTMQFSHYEPVPAAIAEEISAKAGNPMEQKKAI, from the coding sequence ATGGCAAGAACGTCTCCACTAGACAAGACCCGCAACATCGGCATCATGGCGCATATCGACGCGGGCAAAACCACGACGACGGAGAGGATTCTCTACTACACGGGAATCAACTACAAGATCGGCGAGGTGCACGAAGGCACCGCGACCATGGACTGGATGGTGCAGGAGCAGGAGCGGGGGATTACAATCACGTCGGCGGCCACGACTTGTTTCTGGCGCGATCACCGCATCAATATTATCGACACGCCCGGCCACGTCGATTTCACCATCGAGGTCGAAAGGTCGCTCCGCGTTCTCGACGGCGCCGTGGCGGTTTTCTGCTCGGTCGGCGGCGTCGAGCCGCAGACCGAAACCGTATGGCGGCAGGCGGACAAGTACCGCGTGCCGCGAATCGCTTTCATCAACAAGATGGACCGGGTCGGGGCGGATTTTTTCCGCACGCTCAAGATGATCCAGGACCGTCTCGGCGCGCGCGCCGTGCCGGTTCAACTGCCCATAGGCGCGGAGGACCGGTTCGCCGGCGTCGTAGACCTGGTGCAAATGAAGGCCATTCTGTGGGAAGAGGAGAGTCTGGGCGCCAAGTTCCGCGTCGAGGCGATCCCCGAGGAGCTGGCGGCACAGGCTAAAGAGTACCGGGAAAAGTTATTGGAGGCGGCGGCGGACGGCGACGAATCGGTGATGGAAAAATATTTGGAGGGGAAGGAAATCACCGAGGGCGAGATTCGCCGGGCGATCCGCAAGGGCGGTATCGCCATGAAGTTCGTCCCGGTCCTATGCGGCGCGGCATTCAAGAACAAGGGCGTGCAGCCGCTGCTCGACGCCGTCGTCGATTACCTGCCTTCTCCGGTCGATATCCCGCCGGTCCGCGGCAAGAATCCGAACACCCAACAAGAAGAGGAGCGGCCCGCGAGCGACGACGCGCCGTTTTCGGCCCTGGCCTTCAAGATCATGACCGATCCTTACGTCGGCACCTTGACCTTTTTCCGCGTCTACTCGGGCGCGCTGTTCTCGGGGTCGAGCGTCTATAACCCGGCCAAGAGCAGGCGGGAGAGAATCGGTCGCCTGTTAAAAATGCACGCCAACAAGAGAGAGGAAATCAAAGAGGTTTACGCCGGGGACATTGCCGCCGCCGTGGGCCTGAAGAATGCCGCCACCGGGGACACCCTATGTGACGAAGACAAGCCGATCATTCTCGAAGCGATCGAATTCCCCGAGCCGGTCATTTCGATCGCCATCGAGCCGAAGAGCAAGGCCGATCAGGAAAAGCTCGGGCTCTCGTTGCAGAAGCTGGCGACGGAAGACCCGTCGTTCAGAGTCCGTACCGACGAAGAAACCGGCCAGACGATTATTTCCGGCATGGGCGAGCTCCATCTTGAGATCATCGTCGACCGGCTGGTGCGCGAATTCAACGTCGGCGCCAACGTCGGCAAACCTCAAGTCGCCTACAAAGAGACGATTCGGAAGAAGGTCGAGCAGGAAGGCAAGTTTATTCGCCAAACCGGCGGCCGCGGTCAATATGGCCACGTATATATCACGGTGGAGCCGCTGCCGCCGGCAAAGGGATTTGAGTTCGTCGACGCAGTCAAGGGTGGACGCATTCCCAGGGAATACATTCCGGCGGTCGAGAAAGGCATTCGTGAGGCGCTCGATAACGGGCCGCTGGCAGGCTATCCGGTCGTCGATGTCAAAGTGACGCTGTTCGACGGTAGCTATCACGACGTCGATTCATCGGAGATCGCGTTCAAGATCGCCGGCTCGATGGCCTTCAAGGAAGCGGCGCGGAAAGCCTCGCCGGTCTTACTGGAGCCCATCATGTCCGTCGAAGTGGTGACCCCCGAGGAGTTTATGGGCGAGGTCATCGGGAACATCAGCTCGCGGCGCGGTAAAGTTCTCGGCATGGATTCGCGGGCCGCGGCTCAGATTATCCAGGCACAGGTTCCCCTGGCCCAGATGTTCGGTTACGCGACGGATGTCCGCTCCATGACACAGGGCAGAGCGACTTACACGATGCAGTTTTCTCATTACGAGCCGGTTCCTGCGGCGATTGCCGAAGAGATTAGCGCCAAAGCCGGGAACCCGATGGAACAGAAAAAGGCCATATGA
- the rpsJ gene encoding 30S ribosomal protein S10, which translates to MNEKIRIRLKAYDHRVLDQSVGEIVETVRRTGGRVAGPIPLPTRIERFTVNRSPHVDKKSREQFEIRTHKRLLDILEPTQQTIDALGKLDLAAGVDVEIKLQ; encoded by the coding sequence ATGAACGAAAAGATCCGCATCCGCCTGAAGGCCTACGACCATCGCGTGCTCGACCAATCGGTGGGGGAAATCGTCGAGACCGTGCGCCGCACCGGCGGGCGCGTGGCGGGACCGATCCCGCTGCCGACGCGGATCGAGCGATTCACCGTGAATCGCTCGCCGCACGTGGATAAAAAATCGCGCGAGCAGTTCGAGATCCGCACGCACAAGCGGCTGCTCGACATTCTCGAACCGACGCAGCAAACGATCGATGCCCTCGGAAAACTGGACCTGGCGGCGGGTGTGGACGTTGAAATTAAATTGCAATGA
- the rplC gene encoding 50S ribosomal protein L3 encodes MAMTGLIGKKIGMTQVFGADGTVVPVTVIQTGPCVVVQKKEAAKDGYNALQIGFGSRKAQRVNKPEQGHFTKAGKGAFEVLREFRTDKAAEYELGQEIKVADLFKTGDRVDVAGISKGRGFAGVIKRWSFAGFPGSHGTHEYFRHGGSIGNRSYPGRVFKGKRMAGHWGDERVSVQNLEIVEVRAADNLLLIKGSVPGAQRGVLVIHQAVKGRK; translated from the coding sequence ATTGCAATGACAGGTTTGATCGGCAAGAAAATCGGCATGACGCAGGTGTTCGGCGCCGACGGGACCGTGGTGCCCGTAACGGTGATCCAAACCGGGCCTTGCGTCGTCGTGCAGAAAAAAGAAGCGGCCAAGGACGGCTACAACGCGCTGCAGATCGGCTTCGGCAGCCGCAAAGCGCAGCGCGTGAACAAGCCCGAACAAGGGCATTTTACCAAGGCGGGAAAGGGCGCATTCGAAGTGCTGCGGGAGTTTCGCACGGATAAGGCCGCCGAATACGAGCTCGGCCAGGAGATCAAGGTCGCCGATCTCTTCAAAACGGGAGACCGCGTGGACGTCGCCGGAATCAGCAAGGGCAGAGGTTTTGCCGGAGTGATCAAGCGCTGGAGCTTTGCCGGATTTCCCGGTTCGCACGGCACGCACGAGTACTTTCGTCACGGCGGGTCGATCGGCAATCGATCCTATCCGGGCCGCGTCTTTAAAGGAAAAAGAATGGCGGGCCATTGGGGCGATGAGCGGGTGTCGGTGCAAAATCTCGAGATCGTCGAGGTGCGCGCCGCCGACAATCTACTGCTGATCAAAGGCTCCGTGCCCGGCGCCCAGCGAGGAGTGCTGGTCATTCACCAGGCGGTGAAAGGCCGTAAGTAA
- the rplD gene encoding 50S ribosomal protein L4, translating into MAAEVVHPKLNEEIFGAALRPHLLHQAVVMQLNNRRAGTAATKSKGFVRGGGKKPWKQKGTGRARAGSIRSPLWVGGGTIFGPTPRDFSYRMPKKARREALLSALSLKRKEDKIIVLNALEIAEIKTKLMRRMLDELQVKSALIILPEGDDKVALSVRNLPNVKALRVDGLNVYDLLRYEHLIMTEQALRAIEERLAA; encoded by the coding sequence ATGGCTGCCGAAGTCGTTCATCCCAAGCTCAACGAGGAAATTTTCGGCGCTGCCTTGCGTCCGCATCTCTTGCATCAGGCGGTCGTCATGCAGCTCAACAACCGGCGCGCCGGCACGGCCGCGACCAAGAGCAAGGGGTTCGTGCGCGGCGGCGGCAAGAAGCCGTGGAAGCAGAAAGGCACCGGCAGGGCCCGCGCCGGCAGCATCCGGTCGCCGCTATGGGTGGGAGGCGGGACGATATTCGGGCCGACGCCGAGGGATTTTTCATACCGCATGCCGAAGAAGGCGCGGCGCGAAGCGCTGCTGTCGGCTCTGAGCTTAAAGCGCAAGGAAGACAAGATCATCGTGTTGAATGCGCTTGAGATCGCGGAAATCAAAACCAAGTTGATGCGCCGGATGCTCGACGAGCTTCAGGTGAAAAGCGCGCTGATTATTCTGCCCGAAGGGGATGACAAAGTCGCGCTCTCGGTCAGGAACCTGCCAAACGTCAAGGCGCTCCGCGTCGATGGGCTCAACGTCTATGACCTGCTTCGCTATGAGCACCTGATTATGACGGAGCAGGCGCTGCGAGCGATCGAGGAAAGGCTCGCGGCATGA
- a CDS encoding 50S ribosomal protein L23: protein MRTYQEIIQAPLVTEKGSVLSEKNNQVLFRVRSDANKIEVKQAIESLFKVKVLNVRMARYLGKMRRVGRNSGRLPQWKKAYVTLKEGDKIDFFGAA from the coding sequence ATGAGAACCTATCAAGAAATCATCCAGGCGCCGCTCGTGACCGAGAAAGGCAGCGTGCTTTCCGAGAAGAACAATCAGGTTTTATTCCGCGTGCGCTCCGACGCCAACAAGATCGAGGTCAAGCAGGCGATCGAATCTTTGTTCAAAGTAAAAGTCTTGAACGTTCGGATGGCCCGATATCTCGGGAAAATGCGCCGCGTGGGCAGAAACTCGGGACGGTTGCCGCAGTGGAAGAAAGCTTATGTGACTCTGAAAGAAGGGGACAAGATCGACTTTTTCGGCGCGGCATAG
- the rplB gene encoding 50S ribosomal protein L2 gives MAIKTYNPTSHGMRFRTGLGFEEITKNKPEKSLIRPLKRSGGRNNLGRITSGHRGGGHKRLYRLIDFKRDKRDVPARVEAVEYDPNRSARLALLCYADGERRYILAPDQLKVGDAVISGGEGVDIKPGNSLPLKFIPVGTVIHNIELKIGKGGQMVRSAGAGAQLMAKEAGYALLKLPSGELRNVLAECRATIGQVGNLEQENISLGKAGRSRWLGKRPWSRGIAKNPVDHPHGGGEGRSKGNHPMTPWGKPTKGYKTRKNHQSDKYIVKRREAR, from the coding sequence ATGGCTATTAAAACTTACAATCCGACTTCCCACGGCATGCGCTTCAGGACCGGGCTCGGCTTCGAGGAGATCACCAAAAACAAGCCCGAGAAGAGCCTGATCCGTCCTCTCAAGCGCAGCGGGGGCCGGAACAATTTGGGGCGGATCACCAGCGGTCATCGCGGCGGCGGGCATAAGCGCCTCTATCGGTTGATCGACTTCAAGCGCGACAAAAGGGATGTTCCCGCTCGCGTCGAAGCCGTCGAGTACGATCCCAACCGTTCGGCCCGGCTCGCGCTGCTCTGTTACGCCGACGGCGAGCGGCGCTACATTCTCGCGCCCGACCAGCTCAAAGTGGGCGACGCGGTCATTTCCGGCGGCGAAGGCGTCGATATCAAGCCGGGTAATTCTCTCCCGCTCAAGTTTATTCCCGTGGGCACGGTGATTCACAACATCGAGCTCAAGATCGGCAAGGGCGGCCAGATGGTGCGCAGCGCCGGCGCCGGCGCCCAGCTCATGGCCAAAGAAGCCGGCTATGCCCTCCTGAAGCTCCCTTCCGGAGAGCTTCGGAACGTGCTCGCGGAGTGCCGCGCCACGATCGGCCAGGTGGGAAACCTGGAGCAGGAAAACATCTCGCTCGGAAAAGCGGGCCGCTCGCGTTGGCTGGGCAAGCGGCCGTGGTCGCGCGGCATCGCCAAAAACCCGGTCGATCATCCGCACGGCGGCGGCGAGGGCCGCTCCAAGGGGAATCATCCGATGACTCCATGGGGAAAGCCGACCAAGGGCTACAAGACGCGGAAGAATCACCAGTCGGATAAATATATCGTCAAACGCAGAGAGGCCAGGTAA
- the rplV gene encoding 50S ribosomal protein L22 — translation METRAVTRFVRLSPRKVRLVVDLIRGKGVEEALNTLKFVPKRAAALVAKTLRSAVANAEGTQSVDVDRLYVKRVEVGEGGMWKRFMPRAMGRATRVRKRLAHITVVVDERSES, via the coding sequence ATGGAAACGCGCGCTGTAACAAGATTCGTTCGTCTGTCGCCGCGGAAGGTCAGATTGGTGGTCGATCTGATCCGTGGAAAAGGAGTCGAAGAGGCGCTCAATACGCTTAAATTCGTGCCCAAGCGCGCGGCCGCGCTCGTGGCCAAGACGTTGAGGTCGGCGGTGGCCAATGCGGAAGGCACGCAGAGCGTCGACGTGGACCGCCTCTACGTTAAGCGCGTGGAAGTCGGCGAAGGCGGCATGTGGAAGCGCTTCATGCCGCGCGCCATGGGGCGGGCGACGCGCGTGCGCAAGCGGCTCGCCCATATCACGGTCGTCGTCGACGAGAGGAGCGAATCCTGA